In a single window of the Nicotiana tomentosiformis chromosome 10, ASM39032v3, whole genome shotgun sequence genome:
- the LOC138899780 gene encoding uncharacterized protein, producing the protein MGYYLPTMLKDYLDYARRCKACQSHENFIHQPPEVLHPTFASSIFNAWGLDVVAQLPKYSGGHLYILAAIDYFSKWAKAIALKEVKKENIANFIRQHNSSMYNVAANGLAEAFNKTLCNLLKNIVSKSKRDWHDRMKKISIQEGITDEENTRLRLAKLEALDEKRLEAQHSL; encoded by the exons atgggatattatttGCCGACAATGTTAAAAGATTACTTGGACTAtgctcgaagatgcaaggcttgccAGTCCCATGAAAATTTTATTCATCAGCCTCCTGAAGTGCTACATCCGACCTTTGCATCATCGATATTTAacgcttggggattggatgttgttgcACAGCTACCAAAATATTCAGGCGGACATTTGTATATCTTGGCTGCAATCGattacttctcaaaatgggcgaAAGCCATTGCCCTcaaggaagtaaagaaggagaATATTGCAAACTTCATCCGA CAACATAACTCTTCTATGTACAATGttgccgccaatggtctagctgaggcattcaacaagactctatgcaacttgCTAAAGAATAtcgtctccaaatccaaacgagatTGGCATGACCGTATGAAGAAGATCT ctattcaagaagggatcactgatgaagaaaatacTCGACTTCGACTAGCAaagttggaggctcttgat